A single window of Helicobacter macacae MIT 99-5501 DNA harbors:
- a CDS encoding Fur family transcriptional regulator, producing MEFEASLKAKNLKSTPQRIAILREIQKNGHIGVEDIYHNIKKNYPCISLATVYKNVATLNEADILREIKAPTQKQKYELACDKHIHVSCEKCGKLQDVYANVDALSNECKEKTGFDLFDISAVFIGVCPQCASKEKKAI from the coding sequence ATGGAATTTGAAGCAAGCCTAAAGGCTAAAAATCTCAAATCCACTCCACAGAGAATCGCTATTTTGCGTGAGATACAAAAAAACGGACATATCGGTGTAGAGGACATTTATCACAATATCAAAAAAAACTATCCTTGTATTTCTCTAGCCACTGTGTATAAAAATGTCGCCACTCTCAATGAAGCGGATATACTGCGCGAAATCAAAGCCCCCACACAAAAGCAAAAATATGAACTCGCTTGCGACAAACACATACACGTAAGCTGTGAAAAATGCGGCAAACTCCAAGATGTCTATGCCAATGTAGACGCACTATCAAATGAGTGCAAAGAAAAAACAGGATTTGATTTGTTTGATATTTCGGCGGTATTTATCGGCGTGTGCCCGCAATGCGCCAGCAAAGAGAAAAAAGCGATATAA
- the lpxB gene encoding lipid-A-disaccharide synthase: MQIASPKDAIASDFINDFISNHLIFTPLFFSQDFSIMGFVDVAKKLPFILKAQKTMLHAAKEADKILFLDSSSFHIPLAKKIKSSGIKAPIYYYILPQVWAWKPWRTKKLEAFFDKLLAILPFELSYYSLEARQDKKIEFVGHPLLDGLDFTILESRQSRQSQGAQGKNSQTQNLQDKSPQNQNPQKPTKNIAKHIVFMPGSRRGEIARIFPTFTEVAHSLEQKNICTKTLVIPTFFASKNQKELESIYGDLSGFELSFDTQKSLKEADFAFICSGTATLEAALLGTPFVLCYKAATLDYLIARVFVGLRYIGLANIFYNALCGESAGRGESKMHEELIQGDMSVDNLLSAYNRELERAKNGHFIKCAKELWEYLSAQNSKDKNHKNDDKIPHKKYYGSAQNVANMLLMD, encoded by the coding sequence ATGCAAATTGCGAGCCCAAAAGACGCTATCGCCAGTGATTTTATCAATGACTTTATATCAAATCATCTCATCTTTACTCCACTATTTTTCTCGCAAGATTTTTCCATAATGGGCTTTGTCGATGTGGCAAAAAAGCTACCATTCATACTAAAAGCGCAAAAAACTATGCTACACGCCGCAAAAGAAGCGGATAAAATCCTTTTTTTGGATTCTAGCTCATTTCACATACCACTTGCCAAAAAAATAAAATCTAGCGGGATAAAAGCCCCGATTTATTATTATATATTGCCACAAGTGTGGGCTTGGAAGCCGTGGCGGACAAAAAAGCTAGAAGCCTTTTTTGATAAATTGCTAGCGATTTTGCCTTTTGAGCTAAGCTACTATTCGCTAGAAGCAAGGCAGGACAAAAAGATAGAATTTGTAGGACACCCTTTGCTTGATGGGCTAGATTTCACTATCCTAGAAAGTAGGCAATCTAGGCAATCACAAGGTGCACAAGGCAAAAATTCCCAAACGCAAAATTTGCAAGACAAAAGCCCACAAAATCAAAATCCACAAAAACCTACAAAGAATATTGCAAAGCATATTGTGTTTATGCCGGGCTCTAGGAGGGGTGAGATAGCGCGGATTTTCCCTACATTTACAGAGGTGGCACATTCGCTAGAGCAAAAAAATATATGCACAAAAACCCTCGTTATCCCCACATTTTTTGCAAGCAAAAATCAAAAAGAGCTAGAATCTATATATGGAGATTTAAGCGGGTTTGAGCTAAGTTTTGATACGCAAAAATCCCTAAAAGAAGCGGATTTTGCTTTTATTTGCTCTGGCACAGCCACACTAGAAGCAGCACTTTTAGGCACACCTTTTGTGCTGTGCTACAAGGCTGCTACTTTGGACTATCTCATTGCAAGGGTGTTTGTAGGCTTACGCTACATAGGGCTAGCAAATATTTTTTATAACGCTCTTTGTGGCGAGAGCGCAGGCAGAGGAGAATCAAAAATGCACGAGGAGCTAATACAGGGCGATATGAGTGTGGATAATCTTTTGAGTGCGTATAATAGAGAGCTAGAGAGAGCAAAAAATGGGCATTTTATCAAATGCGCTAAAGAGTTGTGGGAATATCTTAGTGCGCAAAATTCAAAGGATAAAAATCATAAAAATGATGACAAAATCCCACACAAAAAATATTATGGAAGTGCGCAAAATGTCGCAAATATGTTGCTAATGGATTAA
- the greA gene encoding transcription elongation factor GreA has product MQPITQYGHQKLCSELKNLKEVERPNIIKEIDIARAHGDLKENAEYHAAKEKQLFIDARIKDLSEMLAQAQVIDPSKLPHDKVSFGSTVEILDLDSEKKSTYTIVGSIESDSSRGLISYGSPIAKALLDKEVGDEVNITLPRGECDFEILSISYKPINFEQD; this is encoded by the coding sequence ATGCAGCCAATCACACAATACGGACATCAAAAACTTTGCTCCGAGCTAAAAAACCTCAAAGAAGTTGAGCGTCCAAATATCATCAAAGAAATCGATATTGCTCGTGCACACGGGGATTTGAAAGAAAATGCTGAATATCACGCTGCAAAGGAAAAGCAACTTTTTATTGACGCACGGATAAAGGATTTGAGCGAGATGCTAGCACAAGCCCAAGTCATCGACCCCTCCAAGCTACCACACGATAAAGTTAGCTTTGGTAGCACGGTTGAGATTTTGGATTTGGATAGTGAGAAAAAATCCACCTATACGATTGTGGGTAGCATAGAGAGCGATTCTTCGCGTGGACTTATCTCTTATGGTTCGCCTATCGCAAAAGCCTTGCTAGACAAAGAAGTGGGCGATGAAGTAAATATCACTTTGCCACGCGGAGAATGTGATTTTGAAATCCTAAGCATTTCATACAAGCCAATTAACTTTGAGCAAGACTAA
- the dut gene encoding dUTP diphosphatase has protein sequence MQSSPTLKVQRLSQEAIIPRYHSLEAAGFDLHSIDEVCLKAGERIAVRTGLAFEIESGYEIQVRPRSGLAIKNAISVLNTPGTIDSDYRGEIMVILINLGKEDFTIHKGDRIAQAVVQRVWQVDFVEVSELGGSERGTKGFGSSGGFGSKI, from the coding sequence ATGCAATCTAGCCCTACCTTGAAAGTGCAAAGACTTAGCCAAGAAGCGATTATCCCGCGCTATCATTCGCTTGAGGCTGCAGGATTTGATTTGCACTCTATTGATGAGGTATGCCTAAAGGCAGGGGAGCGTATAGCAGTTCGCACGGGGCTTGCCTTTGAGATAGAGAGTGGCTATGAAATCCAAGTGCGTCCTCGCTCTGGGCTAGCCATAAAAAACGCAATATCCGTGCTAAATACCCCGGGCACGATAGATAGCGACTATCGTGGCGAAATAATGGTGATTTTGATAAATCTTGGCAAGGAGGATTTCACTATCCACAAAGGCGATAGAATCGCCCAAGCAGTCGTTCAAAGAGTGTGGCAAGTGGATTTTGTCGAGGTAAGCGAGCTAGGTGGGAGCGAGCGTGGGACAAAGGGCTTTGGTAGCAGTGGTGGATTTGGTAGCAAAATCTAA